NNNNNNNNNNNNNNNNNNNNNNNNNNNNNNNNNNNNNNNNNNNNNNNNNNNNNNNNNNNNNNNNNNNNNNNNNNNNNNNNNNNNNNNNNNNNNNNNNNNNNNNNNNNNNNNNttttttttttttttttttttttttttttttttttttttttttttttttttttgaagaggaTATATCACTTCTGTTAAAaagttatcaattttttttaattataaaaaagaaaatcaaaatacaatCACAGTATTGTGCCAGCGTGCCATTGCTGTGGAATTttccaaacaatgaaataatcTAAGGAGTCACTGGATAGCATTTAGTACACGTAGAAGCAACCCAAGCTACATCCAAACCTATGGCTTACGTTTGATGAACAAATCATTCTCAATTCCCTCATAAATATCAAGCATCCTTTCTTCCCAATTCTTGAGGAACTTTCAGAATTGAAGCGAATCATGGCGTCCACAACCAAATCTCTGCTCTCCTCGAGTTTCTTGGGTGGAACGCAGATCTTCACTTCACCCCCAACCCCCAAAACCACCACCAAACACCTCCAATTCCACTCCAGGAGGAGATTTTTAGCCCCACAATCTCTCAGCAAGGAATCGAAGCTAGATAGCTTCAAGGGTCTTTCTTCAAAGGCCACTCTTGCTGCTCTTTTGTTCTCTTCTATTGCTCCACAAGCAATTGCGCTTGATAACGCTACCCCTGCTGCTCCGCCCACTGAAATTCAAGCGGAAATTCCCCAGCCCACTGCCTCTAATGCGTCGCCGTTTTCCCAAAATGTTGTCTTGAATGCCCCCAAACCCCAGGCCCAGCCCGCTTCGGACCTCCCTGAGGGGTCTCAGTGGCGGTACAGTGAGTTCTTGAATGCTGTGAAGAAGGGGAAGGTCGAGAGGGTTCGGTTTAGCAAAGATGGGAGTGCCCTCCAGCTCACCGCCGTGGACGGGAAGAGGGCCACGGTTATTGTGCCCAATGACCCGGATTTGATTGATATCTTGGCGATGAATGGGGTTGATATATCGGTTTCTGAGGGGGATGGTGGAAATGGGCTGTTCAGTTTTATTGGGAATTTGCttttccctttccttgcttTTGCCgggcttttctttcttttccggCGGGCTCAGGGAGGACCCGGCGGTCCGGGAGGGCTTGGTGGGCCCATGGATTTTGGCCGGTCCAAGTCCAAGTTCCAGGAGGTGCCAGAGACTGGGGTTACATTTGCTGATGTAGCCGGTGCTGATCAAGCCAAATTGGAATTGCAAGAAGTGGTAGATTTCTTGAAAAACCCTGATAAATATACTGCCCTGGGTGCCAAAATCCCTAAAGGGTGTCTTTTGGTTGGGCCACCTGGAACTGGGAAGACCCTTTTGGCTAGAGCAGTGGCTGGTGAGGCTGGGGTTCCATTCTTTTCTTGTGCTGCTTCAGAGTTTGTGGAGTTATTTGTGGGTGTTGGGGCTTCCAGAGTGAGGGATTTGTTTGAGAAGGCCAAGTCTAAAGCCCCCTGCATTGTGTTCATTGATGAGATTGATGCAGTGGGAAGGCAGAGAGGAGCAGGGCTTGGGGGTGGAAATGATGAAAGAGAGCAGACTATTAATCAGCTCTTGACTGAAATGGATGGGTTCTCTGGCAATTCAGGGGTCATAGTTTTGGCAGCAACTAACAGGCCTGATGTTCTTGATTCGGCATTGCTGAGGCCCGGTAGGTTCGATAGGCAGGTCACGGTTGACAGACCTGATGTTGCTGGTAGAGTGAGGATCCTTCAGGTTAGTGAACTCAACTTATGGTCAATGGTTATAGCCTTATATGTTACTCCTTATTGTGCATTTTCAATTTCATCAAATTAATCATGTTTTGCTTAGTTGAAGACTGGAAATTAGAAGCATGTAGCAATAGAAGTGTAGGTTATCTTTGTTGAAACCTAACTAAGTAGGAAGTAGATGACACTTGCCTATGTGGGCATGAATTGGGGCATTGTTAGAATGAAGTATCTATAGCTGTACAGtcttagattttgatgaagCCCGTAGATTAGCTTTATCTTGGAACTTGAGTAATTGAATCCCTCGCTCCCTCGGGTGAATTGACAGCATTGATAGATTGGTTGGTTTTTGTAAAGTTCCATGAGATCGCTGAAGGGAAATTCAGATTAtagtatatgaattaaatatagTACTCTATGTTGATAGTCGGAAAACGTCTGCAGTGATATAGTTATTTCCTTTTATTACATTCAAACCTTTTGCGTGCCAGGTGCATTCGAGAGGAAAGGCTCTTGCGAAGGATGTGGACTTTGAGAAAATTGCTAGGAGAACACCGGGTTTTACTGGTGCTGATTTGCAAAATTTGATGAATGAAGCAGCCATCCTTGCAGCTAGGCGTGACCTTAAGGAAATAAGCAAAGACGAGATCTCTGATGCGTTAGAAAGAATAATCGCTGGCCCAGAGAAGAAAAATGCTGTTGTGTCGGATGAGAAGAAAAAATTGGTTGCTTACCATGGTATGAAAACACATTGCCGCGTTTCTCAGTCCCCTCTTTCATATGTTTCACGCATGGTAATCGTAATCCCATATTGAATGTGTTTGTTTTGATAACAGAGGCTGGGCATGCTTTAGTCGGAGCACTTATGCCTGAGTATGATCCTGTTGCCAAGATCTCCATCATTCCCCGTGGCCAAGCTGGTGGTCTTACCTTCTTTGCTCCAAGTGAAGAAAGACTCGAGTCGGGGCTATACAGTAGAAGTTACTTGGAGAATCAGATGGCTGTTGCCTTAGGTGGAAGGTCAGTTAAACCATCTTAGCGCTACTTCATAGGAATTTCCTTCTTTCGTCATTCATGAACGAGTACATACGATCTGCTAAACAAGAAGAAATTAAACCTCCTCGGCTCTTCCTAACCTTCCTTTCATTTGCAGGGTTGCTGAAGAGGTTATCTTTGGAGAAGACAACGTAACAACCGGTGCCTCAAATGACTTCATGCAAGTTTCGCGGGTGGCAAGACAAATGGTCGAGAGGTTTGGCTTCAGTAAGAAGATCGGACAAATAGCCATCGGTGGACCTGGAGGAAACCCGTTCTTAGGTCAACAGGTAAACCTTCTATTACATCTTTCCTTTAGGTCAGCAAGGGGATCAGTCATTGTGTCCGACAGTAGAAACCCTGGGTTACAcctgaaagaaaaaaaaaagagttgtaAACGCCACCTAACGTTAACGTTCTTCTACTTCAGATGTCGACCCAGAAAGACTACTCCATGGCAACTGCTGATGTGGTTGACGCGGAGGTGAGAGAGCTGGTGGAAAGGGCATACTCAAGGGCAAAGCAGATCATTACAACTCATATTGACATCCTACACAAGCTTGCTCAACTGCTAATCGAAAAGGAAACTGTTGATGGTGAAGAGTTCATGAGCCTCTTCATAGATGGAAAGGCTGAGCTATTTGTTGCTTAATCTAGCATTTGAATCTCAATGATGGTGTACAAAGATTTTTGCGTAGCAGATGGTGATGTATAAGCCAATACAATATAAATgtaaacattaaaaattgaCAAATTGGGAATCAGAAATTGACATGAGCATTTTACCAGAGGCCATAGTACCCACATCTATGAACTGCAAAACCCACATTACCACTTGTACATGCATTTGATAACATGAAGCTAGCCTTCATAATTCCCAGCAAGCACATTTAACAAAAGAGAAAACATGAAACCTCTCAATTGTTTTACCATTCAGTCTCTCATTCCAAATCTTTTCACCTATGATATATGTTAATGTAATACGTTTAGAACCTTTTCTCTTCCGAGTGCAACAAAAGGTTGATTCATGATTTCCGTAGTTTGTAACGTTGATAGGTTGTTACAACTCATTGGAACAAAACGTTGGTTCATGATTTCCATAGTTTGTAAAGTTGACAGGTTGTTACAACTCACTGGCATAACAAATTCAAGTAACAACTAGGAAACAATGcatatttcaaatttcttaatcTAAAATAATCCAAACTGAACCAACCTCTTCACTTGCGTATGTGCATTCGACAGCAACGGCACAGACTTGGTGACTCGCatagaaaaattaataacaaagAGCAATTGTGATAATTTGGATTAGAGAACTAGGGTTTATGAGAATTGATCTTAGCCGGCCATCAGATTTCATCAATGGTTTGGGTTTTAGGAAAAATAACACGGggtgaattttataattattgaaaacttttaagagAACGgagttcattttataattattataaacttaaaAGTTTAGTAATGGTAAGATCTTATGCTCTTAGATTTTGATTTCTTAAAATGGAGGGTGTAGATATGTCCACACTTTTTGCAGGGGATGTGTTCTCACTTGAACCCTCCCATATATATAGAAACTGAGTCAGATGCGGTGGCCTTCTCCCATGCGATCGTGTGGTCAAGTTTGGACCAGTGGAGGAGCTAAGATCTACatttgaaaatcaatgaaaaggagaaaaatgtgatgtcattttggtaattttttgcATATTATATAGGATATAcagtatataacatatataatttacgGTACTCATACTACTCAGAATAATACCAATATACCATCTAAGATTCTGAGTCAAGTATAAGACAAAACGGCTAACGTTACTCTGCAGGTCTACCGTACAAGAGGCAACACAACTTGGAGGATATCAACTATGGCTAGCTAGAGATCAACATCGCTTCCGCTTCCGTTACTATGAGGTTGGATTTCTCGTAGACTTTATTTAAACATTAGACTACAATGATATCTAACACCATGTATATTTCTATGGTGCACAAAATGCAAGTCTGTGGTGCGCTAAGCGTTAGTTTGCAGTGTACTAAGCGATGGTCTGTGGTTCACCACCAAGTGGttgaaaatcaaagaaaatgGATAAAATGTTGTAgcatttatgtaattttgtgcaccatgtatatatttttgtggTGCACCACCAAGGGGCTGAAAAATGCGGTGGGTTCAATAGACCCGTTTAATAGTACCGTTGTACCAATAGGTCTATTGAATTCGTTGACGGGTCGATCTATTAAACATGTTGATGTACCTTGTGACAAAATGAGTTTTACACCCCTATTTACGTTGGTTAACAACCAACAAAAACAAGATTTGTATCTATAATCCAAAAAGCTCAAGTATTTGAGTGGTGCACAACTGCACATGAAAATACTTGATGGTGCATTGGACTCAAAGCACCACCAAGCATATTCAAAAGCATTAGCATATCATTGATTACCAAAATGTTATCAcgttttttcacatttttattgattttccaCCGTTGATCTGAGCTTATCCAATGATCACGATATGTCTGCACGCTTgtatgggtatatatatatatatatggtagggttccaatgagatcacttgtttaggtaatcttgtgcatgtaatattttttaatgacctagattgattgacacacacgtCGTCCGCACACATTTAATTACCGTTCGCACGCatttcaacttggaatcttaatcaatctagaccattaaaataagagtcacacttgtgtgagaccgtctcacggatccctattcgtgagacgggtcgggtcgggtcgaagcaacatgcaaatgtcacacttatatgtgcaaatgtcatacttatatgctcaaatataatactaatcaagaatacaatttttgttagttataagagaaaaagtattacttttccatattaagtaatgttgacaagttttcctta
This region of Ipomoea triloba cultivar NCNSP0323 chromosome 15, ASM357664v1 genomic DNA includes:
- the LOC116006669 gene encoding ATP-dependent zinc metalloprotease FTSH, chloroplastic, which gives rise to MASTTKSLLSSSFLGGTQIFTSPPTPKTTTKHLQFHSRRRFLAPQSLSKESKLDSFKGLSSKATLAALLFSSIAPQAIALDNATPAAPPTEIQAEIPQPTASNASPFSQNVVLNAPKPQAQPASDLPEGSQWRYSEFLNAVKKGKVERVRFSKDGSALQLTAVDGKRATVIVPNDPDLIDILAMNGVDISVSEGDGGNGLFSFIGNLLFPFLAFAGLFFLFRRAQGGPGGPGGLGGPMDFGRSKSKFQEVPETGVTFADVAGADQAKLELQEVVDFLKNPDKYTALGAKIPKGCLLVGPPGTGKTLLARAVAGEAGVPFFSCAASEFVELFVGVGASRVRDLFEKAKSKAPCIVFIDEIDAVGRQRGAGLGGGNDEREQTINQLLTEMDGFSGNSGVIVLAATNRPDVLDSALLRPGRFDRQVTVDRPDVAGRVRILQVHSRGKALAKDVDFEKIARRTPGFTGADLQNLMNEAAILAARRDLKEISKDEISDALERIIAGPEKKNAVVSDEKKKLVAYHEAGHALVGALMPEYDPVAKISIIPRGQAGGLTFFAPSEERLESGLYSRSYLENQMAVALGGRVAEEVIFGEDNVTTGASNDFMQVSRVARQMVERFGFSKKIGQIAIGGPGGNPFLGQQMSTQKDYSMATADVVDAEVRELVERAYSRAKQIITTHIDILHKLAQLLIEKETVDGEEFMSLFIDGKAELFVA